The following are encoded together in the Pleurocapsa sp. FMAR1 genome:
- the psbA gene encoding photosystem II q(b) protein — translation MTTTLQQTQTQNSWERFCQWITSTNNRIYVGWFGVLMIPTLLAATTCFLIAFVAAPPVDIDGIREPVAGSLLYGNNIISGAVVPSSNAIGLHFYPIWEAASLDEWLYNGGPYQLIVFHFLIGVFSYLGRQWELSFRLGMRPWICVAYSAPVSAATAVFLIYPLGQGSFSDGMPLGISGTFNFMLVFQAEHNILMHPFHMLGVAGVFGGALFSAMHGSLVTSSLVRETTETESQNYGYKFGQEEETYNIVAAHGYFGRLIFQYASFNNSRALHFFLGAWPVIGIWLTAMGISTMAFNLNGFNFNQSVMDSQGRVVNTWADILNRANLGFEVMHERNAHNFPLDLASGDIAPVALTAPAING, via the coding sequence ATGACAACCACTCTACAACAAACCCAAACCCAGAATAGCTGGGAAAGGTTCTGTCAGTGGATCACCAGCACCAACAACCGCATTTATGTCGGTTGGTTCGGCGTCTTGATGATTCCTACACTACTTGCAGCAACAACCTGTTTCCTAATCGCCTTCGTCGCAGCACCACCAGTAGACATCGATGGTATCAGAGAGCCTGTAGCAGGTTCCTTGCTTTACGGAAACAACATAATTTCTGGTGCAGTAGTACCTAGTTCTAACGCCATTGGACTTCACTTCTACCCAATTTGGGAAGCAGCCTCACTTGACGAGTGGCTGTATAACGGTGGACCATACCAACTGATTGTCTTTCACTTCCTAATCGGCGTATTCTCATACCTCGGTCGTCAGTGGGAACTATCATTCCGTTTAGGAATGCGTCCTTGGATATGTGTAGCCTACTCAGCACCAGTATCAGCAGCCACAGCAGTATTTCTAATCTATCCACTAGGACAAGGAAGCTTTAGTGATGGAATGCCTCTGGGTATCTCTGGAACATTCAACTTCATGTTGGTATTCCAAGCAGAACACAATATTCTGATGCACCCCTTCCATATGTTAGGAGTAGCAGGAGTATTCGGTGGAGCATTATTCTCTGCCATGCACGGTTCACTAGTAACATCGTCCTTAGTACGTGAAACAACCGAAACCGAATCACAAAACTACGGATACAAATTCGGACAAGAAGAAGAAACATACAACATCGTCGCAGCCCACGGCTACTTCGGTCGTCTAATCTTCCAATATGCGTCCTTTAACAACTCCAGAGCTTTGCACTTCTTCTTAGGAGCATGGCCAGTGATTGGAATCTGGTTAACAGCAATGGGAATATCCACCATGGCGTTCAACCTAAATGGATTCAACTTCAACCAGTCGGTAATGGATTCACAAGGACGTGTAGTCAACACTTGGGCAGACATCTTAAACCGAGCCAACCTAGGTTTTGAAGTAATGCACGAACGTAATGCACACAACTTCCCTCTTGACTTAGCTAGTGGCGACATTGCACCAGTTGCACTGACTGCACCTGCGATCAACGGTTAA
- a CDS encoding PPC domain-containing protein, which translates to MVIKFVFSHWSNILAAATALATLGLQTLSVQAESKIYDPPSITSDKEISDTLTENDIPTGEGGFARDYNVQLEKGDQVAIDLTSDNFDSMVMLIAADGSTVAENDDGPDGTTNSLLFSRITEAGKYIVRVRAFGETSGGKFTLKVTRLEPNSK; encoded by the coding sequence ATGGTTATTAAGTTTGTTTTTTCTCATTGGTCAAACATATTAGCTGCTGCAACCGCTCTGGCTACATTGGGACTACAAACTCTGTCTGTTCAAGCCGAATCTAAGATATACGATCCACCTTCAATTACTTCAGACAAAGAAATATCTGATACACTCACGGAAAATGACATTCCTACAGGAGAAGGAGGTTTTGCCCGTGATTATAATGTGCAGCTAGAAAAAGGAGATCAGGTGGCGATCGATCTTACCTCGGATAACTTTGATTCGATGGTGATGTTAATTGCTGCTGATGGATCAACTGTTGCTGAAAACGATGATGGTCCTGATGGTACGACTAATTCTTTGCTTTTTTCGCGCATCACCGAAGCAGGAAAATATATTGTGCGAGTTAGAGCTTTTGGAGAAACTAGCGGCGGGAAGTTTACTCTTAAAGTTACCCGACTCGAACCCAACTCTAAATAA
- the acs gene encoding acetate--CoA ligase, whose protein sequence is MSEVTIESILQEKRVFNPPAEFAANASIKSMAEYKKLYALAEQDPCGFWEKLAEKELHWFERWGKTLDWQPPFAKWFVDGKINIAYNCLDRHLTTHRRDKPALIWEGEPGDSRTLTYSQLHQEVCQMANVIKDLGVKKGDRVGIYMPMIPEAAIAMLACARIGAAHSVVFGGFSAEALKARLQDAEAKLVITADGGWRKDKIVPLKDAVDQAIATNVPSVQNVLVVQRTKQDLAMQPGRDHWWHELKANASDDCPAEQMDSEDLLFILYTSGTTGQPKGVVHTTAGYNLYTHMTFKWTFDIKDNDVYWCTADVGWITGHSYIVYGPLSNGATTVMYEGAPRPSNPGCFWDVVEKYGVTIFYTAPTAIRAFIKMGDKHPNGRDLSSLRILGTVGEPINPEAWIWYHQVIGGERCPIVDTWWQTETGGFMLTPLPGATPTKPGSATLPFPGIIADVVNLEGNPVGENEGGYLVIKHPWPSMMRTVYKNDDRFRRTYWEHIPPKDGKYVYFAGDGARKDEDGYFWVMGRVDDVMNIAGHRLGTMEVESALVSHPAVAEAAVVSRPDEVKGEEVYAFVTLEDTYAESEELKQELKQHVVKEIGAIARPGEIRFADALPKTRSGKIIRRFLRNLAAGEELVGDISTMEDLSVLDKLRQG, encoded by the coding sequence ATGTCAGAAGTAACTATAGAATCAATATTACAAGAGAAAAGAGTATTTAATCCCCCCGCAGAATTTGCTGCCAACGCATCTATTAAGAGTATGGCAGAGTATAAAAAACTCTATGCTCTGGCAGAACAAGACCCTTGTGGATTTTGGGAAAAATTAGCCGAAAAAGAACTGCATTGGTTTGAAAGATGGGGCAAAACTTTAGACTGGCAACCACCTTTTGCTAAATGGTTTGTCGATGGCAAAATTAATATTGCCTACAACTGTTTAGACAGGCATCTGACTACTCATCGCCGAGATAAACCAGCTTTGATATGGGAAGGAGAACCAGGAGACTCAAGAACTTTAACCTACTCTCAACTGCATCAGGAAGTTTGTCAGATGGCGAATGTAATTAAAGATTTGGGCGTAAAAAAAGGCGATCGCGTCGGCATATATATGCCCATGATACCCGAAGCTGCGATCGCTATGTTAGCCTGTGCCAGAATTGGTGCAGCACACAGCGTTGTTTTTGGTGGCTTTAGTGCCGAAGCTTTAAAAGCCCGTCTTCAAGATGCAGAAGCTAAGTTGGTTATTACCGCTGATGGTGGCTGGCGCAAAGATAAAATAGTGCCTCTTAAAGATGCAGTAGATCAGGCGATCGCTACTAATGTTCCCAGCGTGCAAAATGTCTTAGTGGTACAGCGCACTAAGCAGGATCTTGCCATGCAGCCAGGACGCGACCATTGGTGGCATGAACTTAAAGCTAATGCTTCTGATGATTGTCCCGCAGAACAGATGGACAGTGAAGATTTGCTGTTTATTCTTTATACCAGCGGTACTACAGGACAACCCAAGGGCGTAGTCCATACTACAGCAGGTTACAATCTTTACACTCACATGACCTTTAAGTGGACATTTGATATTAAAGACAATGATGTCTACTGGTGTACTGCTGATGTCGGCTGGATTACGGGACACAGCTATATTGTCTATGGGCCTCTTTCTAATGGTGCAACTACCGTAATGTACGAAGGCGCACCTCGTCCCTCTAATCCTGGCTGTTTTTGGGATGTAGTCGAAAAATACGGTGTAACTATTTTTTACACAGCCCCCACTGCCATTCGGGCGTTTATCAAGATGGGTGATAAACATCCCAATGGTCGCGATCTTTCTTCTTTGCGTATTCTTGGTACAGTAGGCGAACCTATCAATCCCGAAGCCTGGATCTGGTATCATCAAGTCATTGGCGGCGAACGTTGTCCGATTGTCGATACCTGGTGGCAAACCGAAACAGGTGGCTTTATGCTAACGCCTTTACCTGGGGCAACTCCTACTAAACCTGGATCGGCAACTTTACCTTTCCCTGGCATTATTGCTGACGTGGTGAATTTAGAAGGTAATCCCGTCGGTGAAAACGAGGGTGGCTATTTAGTCATCAAGCACCCTTGGCCCAGCATGATGCGAACTGTATATAAAAATGACGATCGCTTTCGCCGCACCTATTGGGAACATATTCCTCCTAAAGATGGCAAGTATGTCTATTTTGCTGGGGATGGCGCACGCAAAGACGAAGATGGCTATTTCTGGGTCATGGGTCGAGTTGATGACGTGATGAACATTGCGGGACACCGTTTGGGGACAATGGAAGTAGAATCAGCCTTGGTATCTCATCCTGCCGTTGCCGAAGCTGCGGTGGTATCTCGTCCCGATGAGGTTAAAGGAGAAGAAGTCTATGCCTTTGTTACCTTAGAAGATACTTATGCAGAAAGTGAGGAACTAAAGCAAGAGTTAAAACAGCACGTAGTTAAAGAAATTGGCGCGATCGCTCGTCCTGGAGAAATTCGCTTTGCTGATGCTCTGCCTAAAACCCGTTCTGGCAAAATTATTCGCCGTTTCTTGCGTAATTTGGCAGCAGGAGAAGAATTAGTTGGAGATATCTCCACTATGGAAGATCTCAGCGTTTTAGATAAGTTGCGTCAGGGTTGA
- a CDS encoding universal stress protein, which produces MLNKILYADSGAENAQDMLKILLELPTAKSSQVSILRVVSSKTSQEESDAQEQAKSKIDNLIAKLGIDHSQVNIRVEEGEAKTTVLKVAQEIDADLIIMGSRGLGKLQSILSNSVSQYVFQLTDRSMLLVKDDIYIKKLKRVMIAIDKSPAAQYALDVTLSLLQGYKDAEIFLTRVNPDLDPNLNLSKEDMENNPILAPAIAKVKRMGLDYRCLVTGGRPAQKICSLAEARNIDLLVLGSPERRPSIAKNLPDIERLLGSSLSDYIRIKAPCPVLLARQEYD; this is translated from the coding sequence ATGCTTAACAAAATTTTATATGCCGACTCTGGTGCAGAAAACGCTCAAGATATGCTCAAGATATTGTTAGAGCTTCCCACTGCAAAAAGTTCTCAAGTATCAATATTGCGGGTAGTTTCTTCTAAAACAAGTCAAGAAGAGTCTGACGCACAGGAGCAAGCTAAATCTAAAATAGATAATTTGATCGCCAAATTAGGCATAGATCATAGTCAAGTAAATATTAGGGTTGAAGAAGGAGAGGCAAAAACTACCGTTCTCAAGGTAGCTCAGGAAATAGATGCCGACCTAATAATTATGGGATCGCGGGGTTTAGGTAAACTACAGTCTATCTTGAGTAACTCTGTAAGCCAGTATGTTTTTCAACTAACCGATCGCTCTATGCTGTTGGTAAAAGACGACATCTACATCAAAAAGCTCAAGCGGGTAATGATCGCCATCGATAAATCCCCTGCCGCACAATATGCCTTGGACGTTACTTTATCTTTGTTGCAAGGCTATAAAGACGCAGAGATATTTTTAACCCGCGTTAATCCAGATCTCGATCCTAATCTCAATTTATCAAAAGAAGATATGGAAAACAATCCTATCTTAGCTCCCGCGATCGCCAAAGTCAAAAGAATGGGACTTGATTATCGATGCTTAGTTACAGGAGGTAGACCCGCTCAGAAAATTTGTAGTTTGGCAGAAGCTAGAAATATTGATTTGCTGGTTTTAGGCTCTCCCGAACGCCGTCCTTCAATTGCCAAAAATCTCCCTGATATAGAACGTTTATTAGGTAGTTCTTTATCTGATTACATTCGGATTAAAGCTCCTTGTCCTGTGTTATTAGCCAGACAAGAATATGATTAG
- a CDS encoding peptide ligase PGM1-related protein, with product MVDTSHPESAARFRRLQNQLREWTKSHVEGELWQSVDIFDQDDYDILVIPSFSVDQQVGDKIAGFLHYEERLLFSLIRLRNPLTRVIYITALPLCPIVIDYYLQLLPGIPFSHARDRLLLISTYDGSLKPLTQKILERPRLVAKIGRALRPNKSYMVCYNSTDLEQQLSLKLGIPLLAASPEVLSWGSKNGSRKIFAEAGIPHPDGSYTVTNVADLVEELFGLWQRQPDLKRIVVKLNEGFSGEGNALLDLRPIQDYAPDRGDRPKTIDVLTKQLASMKFQGVGETWSTFSARIPELGAIVEAFVEGEVKRSPSVQGYIRPSGEVEIVSTHDQILGGEHGQAYEGCYFPADADYRCELQELGLRVGEALAAKGAIERYSVDFIAVQHPETKKWDIEAIEINLRKGGTTHPFMTLRLLTNGAFDYDTGKFLSQQNQEKYYIATDNLQKEQYRGLLPDDLMDIIAQKRLHFDSSSRTGTVFHLMGALSEYGKLGLTSIGNSLEEAQEIYDRVEAVLDQETEVHLNSDNDVQDTSLPINWSSNQ from the coding sequence ATGGTAGACACATCTCATCCTGAATCAGCCGCGAGGTTTAGAAGGCTACAGAATCAGCTACGAGAATGGACAAAATCTCATGTAGAAGGTGAACTTTGGCAAAGTGTTGATATTTTCGATCAGGATGACTACGATATTTTAGTTATTCCTTCTTTTAGCGTCGATCAGCAGGTTGGGGATAAGATAGCAGGGTTTTTGCACTACGAAGAAAGACTACTTTTTTCTTTGATCCGCTTACGCAATCCTTTAACGCGGGTAATTTATATTACAGCATTACCCTTGTGTCCTATAGTCATTGACTATTATTTGCAACTACTACCAGGAATACCATTTTCCCATGCTCGCGATCGCCTGTTGTTAATTAGCACCTATGATGGTTCGCTCAAACCCCTAACCCAGAAGATTTTAGAGCGTCCTCGTCTAGTAGCCAAAATAGGGCGTGCCTTACGTCCTAATAAATCTTACATGGTTTGCTATAACTCTACGGATTTAGAACAGCAACTATCTTTAAAGTTAGGTATTCCTCTGCTGGCAGCTTCTCCAGAGGTACTTAGCTGGGGTTCAAAAAACGGCAGCCGTAAAATCTTTGCCGAAGCGGGTATTCCCCATCCAGACGGTAGCTACACTGTCACCAATGTAGCAGATTTGGTTGAGGAACTATTTGGTTTGTGGCAGAGACAACCAGACTTAAAACGAATTGTAGTCAAGCTAAACGAAGGCTTTTCAGGAGAGGGTAATGCTTTACTAGATCTTAGACCAATTCAAGATTACGCTCCCGATCGAGGCGATCGCCCTAAAACTATTGATGTTTTAACTAAACAGTTAGCCAGTATGAAATTTCAGGGTGTAGGAGAAACCTGGTCAACTTTTTCGGCGCGTATTCCTGAATTAGGCGCAATTGTCGAGGCTTTTGTCGAAGGAGAAGTAAAGCGATCGCCTAGCGTTCAAGGTTACATTAGACCATCGGGGGAAGTAGAAATTGTCTCTACCCACGATCAGATTTTGGGTGGTGAGCATGGACAGGCATATGAAGGGTGTTATTTTCCCGCTGATGCCGACTATCGCTGTGAATTACAAGAGCTAGGCTTAAGGGTGGGAGAAGCTTTGGCAGCCAAGGGAGCGATAGAACGCTACAGTGTAGATTTTATTGCCGTACAGCACCCTGAAACAAAAAAATGGGATATCGAGGCGATCGAAATTAATCTACGCAAAGGCGGTACAACTCATCCCTTTATGACTCTAAGATTATTAACCAACGGTGCTTTTGATTACGATACAGGAAAATTTTTAAGCCAGCAAAATCAAGAAAAATATTATATTGCCACGGATAACCTGCAAAAAGAGCAGTATCGAGGATTATTACCCGATGACTTGATGGATATTATTGCTCAAAAAAGACTCCATTTTGATAGCAGTAGTCGCACTGGGACAGTGTTTCATCTCATGGGCGCATTATCTGAGTATGGCAAACTCGGCTTAACAAGTATTGGCAATTCCTTAGAAGAAGCTCAGGAAATATACGATCGCGTCGAAGCGGTATTGGATCAAGAAACCGAAGTTCATCTTAATAGCGATAATGATGTCCAGGATACATCTTTACCTATCAATTGGAGTAGTAATCAATGA
- a CDS encoding ROK family protein, whose product MNQSNESLRTLAVDIGGSGIKVMVLDTKGNPISDRQRLKTPNPAKPKDVIDTILTLAKEQEFDRVSVGFPGVVQNGLIKTAVNLDDDWLQYDLATSLTQLLTKPVKVANDADIQGFGAISGQGVELVITLGTGFGSALFINGRLVPNLEMGHHPFRKGETYEEQLGRATLDKEGVKKWNNRLQKAIAHLGHLFNYDILYIGGGETDNIKFDLPSNAKIIPNILGLLGGIKLWN is encoded by the coding sequence ATGAACCAATCCAATGAATCCCTGCGTACCCTGGCTGTAGACATCGGTGGTAGCGGAATTAAAGTAATGGTATTGGACACAAAAGGTAATCCCATAAGCGATCGCCAGCGCCTAAAAACACCCAATCCTGCTAAACCTAAAGATGTGATCGATACAATCCTGACTCTGGCAAAAGAGCAAGAATTTGACCGTGTTTCAGTGGGTTTTCCTGGAGTTGTGCAAAATGGTTTGATTAAAACTGCTGTTAATCTAGACGATGACTGGCTACAGTATGATTTGGCTACCAGCTTGACTCAATTACTAACTAAGCCCGTAAAAGTAGCTAATGATGCGGATATTCAAGGGTTTGGAGCAATTTCAGGTCAGGGTGTAGAGCTAGTAATTACCTTGGGAACAGGATTTGGTTCAGCTTTGTTTATTAATGGCAGACTAGTACCTAATTTAGAGATGGGACATCATCCTTTTCGTAAAGGAGAAACCTACGAAGAACAGTTGGGTAGAGCAACTTTGGACAAAGAAGGTGTAAAGAAATGGAATAATCGTTTACAAAAAGCGATCGCCCATTTAGGTCATCTTTTTAACTATGACATTCTCTATATCGGTGGAGGAGAAACAGACAACATCAAGTTTGATTTACCTAGCAACGCCAAGATTATTCCTAATATACTGGGGTTACTTGGAGGTATTAAACTTTGGAATTGA
- a CDS encoding alpha/beta hydrolase produces the protein MPLNCLISHSYISKNLISISLGLSSLILIAQPAFSAEKVKLIYGPFNGKISVESLEKYAATGEMTQELRMYSKFLKKEDLIQLKYWLSNRFESDRVEMYQFTNTPEGEKFLQELGTAIKTHPQRNGFYAIRSSLIGAADNPDQSDGWTVIEAMYKFPTEDLQINTKELFELSKFWSADKQKNQAALDMFAPKAKK, from the coding sequence ATGCCATTAAACTGCTTAATTAGTCATTCATATATTTCCAAAAACTTAATTAGTATTAGTTTGGGTCTATCAAGTCTCATATTAATAGCACAACCTGCCTTCAGTGCTGAAAAGGTAAAATTAATTTATGGTCCTTTTAACGGCAAAATATCCGTAGAATCTTTAGAAAAATATGCCGCCACAGGAGAAATGACCCAAGAGCTTCGTATGTATTCTAAGTTTTTAAAGAAAGAGGATTTAATCCAGCTAAAATACTGGTTGAGCAATCGTTTCGAGAGCGATCGCGTTGAAATGTATCAGTTTACCAATACTCCTGAAGGCGAAAAGTTTTTGCAAGAACTTGGTACAGCAATTAAAACTCATCCTCAACGAAATGGTTTTTATGCGATTCGTTCTTCTTTGATTGGAGCAGCAGATAACCCCGACCAATCTGATGGTTGGACAGTGATTGAGGCTATGTATAAATTTCCCACAGAAGATTTACAAATAAATACCAAGGAATTATTTGAATTGAGTAAGTTTTGGTCAGCCGACAAGCAAAAAAATCAGGCAGCTTTGGATATGTTTGCTCCCAAAGCAAAAAAATAA
- a CDS encoding cupin domain-containing protein, which yields MELNSDFTKRVVLHGEQLPWQPSPMAGVERRMLDRIGEEVARATSIVRYAPHSKFSSHIHGGGEEFIVLEGVFQDEQGNYPAGSYIRNPPQSNHTPGSEPGCTIFVKLWQFDLQDRTSVRIDVHQMSAISDPQRPGVLVTPLFKDKREEVRIEEWQTDTEVVIDAPNGAELFVLEGSISEGKDNFHPQSWLRVPINSQIVAKAGANGAKVWLKTGHLPFVSAPKAT from the coding sequence ATGGAACTAAACAGCGATTTTACTAAACGAGTTGTGCTACATGGCGAACAGTTACCATGGCAGCCTTCGCCAATGGCAGGAGTTGAACGCCGAATGCTTGACCGCATTGGCGAGGAAGTAGCCAGAGCGACCTCTATTGTCCGCTATGCACCTCATAGTAAGTTCTCATCTCACATACATGGTGGAGGAGAAGAATTTATCGTTTTAGAGGGGGTATTTCAAGATGAGCAGGGAAATTATCCCGCAGGTTCGTATATTCGTAACCCGCCTCAGTCTAATCATACTCCTGGTTCTGAACCAGGCTGTACGATTTTTGTAAAACTGTGGCAGTTTGATTTACAAGATCGTACAAGTGTAAGAATTGATGTTCATCAAATGTCTGCCATAAGTGATCCTCAACGTCCTGGTGTTTTAGTAACGCCACTGTTTAAAGATAAACGGGAAGAGGTTCGTATCGAAGAATGGCAAACTGACACGGAAGTTGTGATTGATGCTCCTAATGGTGCAGAGTTATTTGTGCTAGAAGGAAGTATAAGCGAGGGTAAAGATAATTTTCACCCTCAATCTTGGTTACGAGTTCCAATCAACAGTCAGATAGTTGCTAAAGCAGGTGCAAATGGCGCAAAAGTTTGGCTAAAAACAGGACACTTACCTTTTGTATCTGCGCCAAAAGCTACTTAA
- a CDS encoding class I fructose-bisphosphate aldolase → MTTTFSPSNLESILGNETDDLLTYKAKVSQDMLHLPGGDFVERIFINSDRNSQVLRSLQQLYSSGRLANTGYMSILPVDQGIEHSAAASFAPNPIYFDPENIVKLALESGCNAVATTLGVLGMMSRKYAHRIPFIAKLNHNELLTYPNPSDEIMFGSVEQAWNLGAVAVGATIYFGSPESSRQIQEVSKAFAQAHKLGMATILWCYLRNDAFKQDKDYHLAADLTGQANHLGVTIEADIIKQKLPECNGGYAAVAKATGEKYGRTDDLVYSKLSSDHPIDLTRYQVLNCYAGRSGLINSGGSSGDSDFADAVRTAVINKRAGGCGLISGRKTFQRPMAEGIKLFHAIQDVYLSDEVTIA, encoded by the coding sequence ATGACTACCACTTTTTCTCCTTCCAATCTTGAGTCTATATTAGGTAACGAAACCGACGACTTACTAACTTATAAGGCAAAAGTGTCTCAAGATATGCTGCACCTGCCTGGAGGTGACTTTGTTGAGCGCATTTTTATCAATAGCGATCGCAACTCTCAAGTGCTTCGCAGTCTGCAACAGCTATATTCTAGTGGGAGGCTAGCGAATACTGGCTATATGTCTATTTTACCTGTAGACCAGGGAATAGAGCATTCTGCGGCAGCTTCCTTTGCCCCCAACCCAATCTATTTCGACCCCGAAAACATCGTTAAATTGGCTCTAGAAAGTGGCTGTAATGCTGTTGCCACTACTTTAGGGGTATTAGGCATGATGTCCCGCAAATACGCCCACCGTATTCCTTTTATCGCCAAACTCAACCATAACGAGTTGCTTACCTACCCCAACCCGTCAGATGAAATTATGTTTGGTAGCGTTGAGCAAGCATGGAATTTGGGTGCTGTTGCTGTAGGTGCAACTATTTATTTTGGTTCGCCAGAATCATCTCGCCAGATACAAGAAGTCAGCAAAGCCTTTGCTCAGGCACATAAATTAGGTATGGCAACTATTCTCTGGTGTTATCTGCGCAATGACGCTTTCAAACAGGATAAAGACTATCATTTAGCAGCAGACCTTACAGGACAAGCAAATCACCTAGGTGTAACCATCGAAGCCGATATTATTAAGCAAAAACTGCCTGAATGTAACGGTGGTTATGCCGCAGTTGCCAAAGCTACAGGCGAAAAATACGGTCGTACTGATGATTTAGTCTACAGTAAATTATCCAGCGATCATCCGATTGATTTGACTCGCTATCAAGTACTTAATTGTTATGCAGGGCGCAGTGGTTTGATCAATTCTGGAGGTTCTTCTGGAGATAGTGACTTTGCTGATGCCGTGCGTACTGCGGTAATTAACAAGCGGGCTGGCGGTTGTGGTTTGATTTCTGGCAGAAAAACTTTTCAACGTCCTATGGCAGAAGGGATCAAGTTGTTTCATGCTATACAGGATGTTTATTTGTCTGATGAGGTAACTATTGCTTAG